The segment GCTGATCGGAAAGCTGGAGCATGCAGACGGTGTGATTATGGCGACTCCCAATTATGCGTTCCATGTCTCGGCATCGATGAAGAATCTGCTGGACCGGCTGGCGTATGTGTTCCATCGGCCCCAGTTCTTCGGCAAGACCTATACGTCGATCGTCAATCAGGGGATTCACGGCGGGAATGCGATTGTCAAATATCTTAGCAGCATGGGAGAGAATCTGGGTTTCCAGGTTACCACAGGGTGTGTGCTTAGTACGATGGAGCCAGTGACCACAGCAGCCGCGCAGAAAAATGCAGTGAGAATCCGCAAGTCTGCGGCCCGCTTCTACAAAGGACTGATGCGTCCGGCCCCGCCGACTCCGACATTGTTCCGCTTGCTGATGTTCCGGCTGTCCCGGACCAGTATTCACCATATGCTGGATGAGCGGTCGAAGGATTTCCGGCATTACCAGACTAACGGCTGGTTTGAAGCGGCATATTATTATCCGGTCTCGCTGGGTCCTGTCAAGAGCTTGGCCGGACATCTGTTCGACAGAATCGGTAAAAGAATGGCTAAACGCGCTTAATGATGAATGAACACAAATGTATTCATTCACGACGAGGAGGGTTAAGAGTGGGGTTGAGAGGAGGGTTGAGAGGAGGGTTAAGAGGAGGGTCAACATGAAAAAGAAATGGAAACGCAACCTGCTGCTGTGCCTAACCGCGATTCTCGTGGGACTAATCGGTTCAGGCGCGGCCTTGCTCTATACAGAGAAAGAGCGCCGTGAAGCGCGGGATGTTGAGATTGATCAAGTGAACTTCAACAAGCTGCATGCAGGTGAGTATACAGGTGAATATGCTGGCGGAATGTATAAATGGAGGGCGAATAAGGTGCTGGTTACCGTCACGGCGCACAAAGTTACAGCGATCCAGCTCCTGGACCATGCGGAGAATCAGCCTGCGGCGTCTGCAGATGAATTATTTGACAGAGTGATCCAGGCTCAATCGCTTCAGGTAGACAGCATCAGCGGTGCCACGCTTACAAGCAAAGCCTACCTCAAGGCCATAGAGAATGCCCTTCACAAGGGCGTTGAAAAGTAACAAATATTTTGCAATACTAGCTATACCAATGAGATCCTTATACGAAACAGAACCCAAAGGAGCAATGCATATGCATACCGATTCATTATCCGCCATCGCGGCGGGATACCGCCATTCCGTTCTGCTCTTGCCGGACGGAACCGTGCGGGCTTGCGGCGAAAATACATACGGGCAATGCGAGGTAAGCGGCTGGCGTGATATGGTTGCGGTTGCAGCAGGCAATGCTCATACAGGGAATTCGCATACAGTAGGCCTAAGGCCGGACGGAACGGTGATCGCGGCCGGCTGGAATAAGCATGATCAATGCAACGTGGGCGATTGGCACGATATCGTTGCGGTTGCGGCAGGCTGGCGGCGTACGGTCGGGCTGAAGGCAGACGGAACAGTGGTTGCGGCAGGGAGAAACAACGAAGGTCAATGTGAGGTCAGTGGCTGGTCGGATATCGTTGCGGTTACCGCAGGAGACTGGCACACTGTTGGTCTCAAGGCCGATGGTACGGCTATTACGGCGGGGAACAACCGCTATGGGCAGCGGAATGTGGATGGCTGGCAGGAGCTGACGATGATCGCGGCAGGTTATCTTCATACCACTGGACTTAGAGCAGACGGTACA is part of the Paenibacillus sp. FSL M7-0420 genome and harbors:
- a CDS encoding flavodoxin family protein, with the protein product MKKVIAIIGNQQKNNTYRAVREFEAQLRTYGEIEFEYIFLKDYRLEFCRGCKTCFSKGEEYCPLKDDRDVLIGKLEHADGVIMATPNYAFHVSASMKNLLDRLAYVFHRPQFFGKTYTSIVNQGIHGGNAIVKYLSSMGENLGFQVTTGCVLSTMEPVTTAAAQKNAVRIRKSAARFYKGLMRPAPPTPTLFRLLMFRLSRTSIHHMLDERSKDFRHYQTNGWFEAAYYYPVSLGPVKSLAGHLFDRIGKRMAKRA
- a CDS encoding FMN-binding protein produces the protein MKKKWKRNLLLCLTAILVGLIGSGAALLYTEKERREARDVEIDQVNFNKLHAGEYTGEYAGGMYKWRANKVLVTVTAHKVTAIQLLDHAENQPAASADELFDRVIQAQSLQVDSISGATLTSKAYLKAIENALHKGVEK
- a CDS encoding RCC1 domain-containing protein, with translation MHTDSLSAIAAGYRHSVLLLPDGTVRACGENTYGQCEVSGWRDMVAVAAGNAHTGNSHTVGLRPDGTVIAAGWNKHDQCNVGDWHDIVAVAAGWRRTVGLKADGTVVAAGRNNEGQCEVSGWSDIVAVTAGDWHTVGLKADGTAITAGNNRYGQRNVDGWQELTMIAAGYLHTTGLRADGTVVVTGLNKRGQGEVGGWRKIKAIAAGSHHTVGLQLDGTVTAAGWNDYGQCEVSSWTDIVAIAAGCTHTLGLKKDGTVVAAGSNAYGQCDTALLNGLSS